GCGCCCGAGATGCGTGTGCGACCAGTGGAGCCTGAAGGGTTTGACGACGTGGCCCGCTCGCTTAAATCAGGCCAGATCGAGAGCAATGAGGGTCCGGCGAAAGGCCTCTGCGATGCGATCCTGACGCCTGCGCCGGGCGAGATCACATTCCCCATCATGCAGCGCCTCTGCGCGCCGGGGATCGTGGTGAGCGACGACGAATGCCTGCGCGCCATGGCGCTGGCTTGGGGGCGGCTCAAACTGGTGGTGGAGCCGGGTGGCGCTGCTGCGCTGGCCGGTGCCTTGTTCCATAACGACAGCTTTGAAGGCGATACCGTGATTGCAACCATCTCTGGCGGCAATGTCGATGCGGATGTGTTCCAGACCGCGCTCACACGCTTCGGCACGCTCGTCTAGGGCGCCCCCATGCCTGCGGCGTACCCCCACGTGGACGCCCGCGCCCGGTTGCAAACATCCCCGCCCACCCGCATAACGGGATGAGCGCAGCCGCGCGCCGCCCGGAGCCTTGATGCAATCCCGCCTGCCCCTCCTCTTTATCCTGATGACTGTGACGATAGATTCCATGGGGATCGGCCTGATCATGCCCGTGATGCCGGATCTGATAACCGAGGTGAACGGCGGCACATTGGCCAATGCGGCGATCTGGGGCGGGATCCTCTCAGCCAGCTATGCGGTGATGCAATTTGTCTTCGGGCCAATATTGGGCAGCCTCTCGGATCGCTTTGGGCGGCGCAGGGTGCTGCTCGTGTCGCTTGCGGTGATGACGGTGGATTACGTTGTGATGGCGCTGGCGGGCTCAATCTGGCTTTTGCTCCTTGGGCGGCTCATTGGCGGGATCACAGCCGCCACGCAGGCCACCGCAGCCGCATACATTGCCGACATCACACCCGCCAATGACCGTGGCGCACGCTTTGGCCTCTTAAGTGCGGCGTTTGGGATGGGCTTCATCCTCGGCCCGCTCATCGGCGGCCTGTTGGGGGATCTGGGCACGCGTGCGCCGTTTTGGGCGGCAGCGGCCCTTGCGGGCGCGAACCTTATATTCGGGATGATCATCCTGCCCGAAACCCTAAAACCTGAGAACCGCCGCGCCTTCTCGCTTGCCCGCGCCAATCCGCTGGGCGCGCTGCGCAGCGTGCGCAAGCTGCCGGGGCTCGCGCCGCTTTTGGTAGTGCTTTTCCTCTATCAGGTCTCGTTTCACGTCTACCCGGTGATCTGGTCCTATTTCACCCAAGCACAGTTCAGCTGGGACCCCGGCATGATCGGCCTGTCGCTGGCCGCTTTTGGCGTCTCTATCGCAATCGTTCAGGCGGGGGTGATCCGCCTCAGCCTGCGCCACTTGGGCGAGGTGGGCACGGTCATCGCAGGGCTTTGCTTTGCGGCGCTGTCTTTTGTGCTGCTGACGGTTGTGACAAGTGGCGCACTGGCCCTTGCGCTTACGCCCATTGCGGCGCTTGCTGCCATTGCCACACCTGCGCTGCAATCCATCATGTCGGCCAAATGCGCCGATGATGCGCAGGGCGAATTGCAAGGCGTGATCGCCTCGGTCAATGCGCTCGCGCTGATCACCTCGCCCTTGTTGATGACAAGTGTGTTCGCAAAATTCACGAGCCCCGGCACAGCGTATTACCTGCCCGGCGCGCCGTTTCTGGCCTCGGCCGCGCTTTGCGTCTTGGGCCTTGCGCTTTTCCTGCGGGCGCGGCGGCGCAAGGGCTGAGGCGCGGGTCGTCTCAATTCCTCCTTGCAGCGGCGCGCGAATCCGGGTCAGCCTTGGGCAACAGCATACGGAGACATCATGCGCACAATCAAAGCCGCCGTTTGCCACGCCTTCTCCTCCCCTCTTGTGATCGAGGATGTAGCCCTGCGCGCCCCCCTTGCAGGCG
The nucleotide sequence above comes from Roseovarius carneus. Encoded proteins:
- a CDS encoding MFS transporter; this encodes MTVTIDSMGIGLIMPVMPDLITEVNGGTLANAAIWGGILSASYAVMQFVFGPILGSLSDRFGRRRVLLVSLAVMTVDYVVMALAGSIWLLLLGRLIGGITAATQATAAAYIADITPANDRGARFGLLSAAFGMGFILGPLIGGLLGDLGTRAPFWAAAALAGANLIFGMIILPETLKPENRRAFSLARANPLGALRSVRKLPGLAPLLVVLFLYQVSFHVYPVIWSYFTQAQFSWDPGMIGLSLAAFGVSIAIVQAGVIRLSLRHLGEVGTVIAGLCFAALSFVLLTVVTSGALALALTPIAALAAIATPALQSIMSAKCADDAQGELQGVIASVNALALITSPLLMTSVFAKFTSPGTAYYLPGAPFLASAALCVLGLALFLRARRRKG